TAAAGCCGATAAACAGGCCGGAATTGTATTCGTCGCTAAATGGGTTTTGGGTTTCCTGTCCATCCAGGAAGTTTCTTGGGCCAAGATAGGTTGTATAATATTGTTTGTAGCTTTCCTTATTAAGAAGCTTTCCTCTGCCCTGATAGCCCCTAATTAGCTCCTGAAGGTATTTGGCCATATCTGCGGCAGAAGTCACCAGGCCGCCATCAGGATACGTGATGCAATTATAAAACGGCAGCGGCTCTTTTTTGCCCGTATAAAGGTACGACCTGTTACTGAATTCTTTCCCCCGGCCATAGAACCCGGAGTCTTTCATTCCTAACGGATCCAGGATGTGTTTTGCGACAAACGCATCATAAGGCATCCCTGTGGCTTTTTCTACAACTAAAGCTGCTATTGCAGCGCCAAGGTTGCTGTATTCATAATATTGTCCCGGCATCATCCCCGTAAAGTTGTCTTCTGCATAGTATTTGCCATCCTCTGAAAATAATCCACGCAGGAATTCTTCCATACCAATACCGGCAGAAGGCGGGTTGAACTTTTGGAGATACCCTGTGGGAGCAACACCTGAAGCATCATCAAGTATATACGACCTGTCCATATACTGGTAATTGTCGTGGATGGACGAAGTATGCGTGGCCAGCTGCTGTATTGTGATCTCTTTATCCGGAAATAAAGCAGGGCGCACTTTAAACGGCAGGTACTTGTTGATTGGGTCGGATAGCTTTAGTTTTCCCATCTCCTGTGCCTTGAGCAGCGCTAAGCCTATCAGTGTTTTTGAAACTGAAGCGACCGGCTGGGTGGTTTGGGCAGTATATTTTTCCCCGGAACTAAGGTTGGAGGTGCCAACGCCGTTTTCATAAAGCACGCTGTCCTTATTTACCACAGCCACCGAAAAACCTGCAAAATATCCCTGTGCGGATAATGTGTGCAGCTTACCGGTAAGCGAGTCGGCCGCAGGGTTAGCGGGAACTTTAGCAGTTTCCGGATGGTTGTTGCGGCAGGACACACAGGCAAACGCAAGGACAATTATAAAAAGCTTATTCATACAAATGGATTGGTTATAGCTACACATAAAAAAGCCCGCCTTAGCGGGATATAAATATAACATTATCGGGACAAAAATACCCTGCATCTCCTTATGGTGATGTCAGTTTATTTTCTCGATCTTTTCAACGCTGATCTCACACCACTCCTTGCTGCCGCCCCATACTTCACCGGTTACCCGTATCTTGTCACCCAGCTTTATCATGCCGCCTTTATCATCATAGATTTTTACATCGGCTTCGGTAAACCCTTCGTTAAGCGGCTCCATCATATTCTTTTTTTCACCGCTTTTATTAGCTGTATAAATATGCAGCGCAGGTATCCTGTACTTTCCGGCCGGGGCCTCGAACGCCATGGTTATAGAACCCCCTGTGGTATAAAAACTGTCCGGCAGCTGTATAACGCCTTCTGTTGTTACCAGGACATCCTTATTTTCTTTGTTGCAGATATCCGATGCTTTTATCGCCATCGGCACATCCGAACATGCGGCAGCCGAAAGCAGGGCTGTGGCCGCAATTGCTTTAATAAATTTATTCATGCTTAGTTTGGTTGGTTTTCTTTTTCTTTACTGGTAATATTCCCTGAATTTCTTACCGTAGTTTGCTTTATTGGCCGTGTACGTTTTGTACTGGGTTTCGGTAAGCACCGATTTTAGCTTGGTATCCCTTTCGTCAGTAACTGCTTTTATTTTTTTAGCTTTCTCGGTAGGGTTGGTTGTTCCTTTTTCGGCTTCCGCGGCCTTTTGCAGGAATGTTTTGTTCACATCCATCACCTTGGTGTACTGGCTGTCATTAAGCGCGAGCTGCGCCTTCATTTGCGTGGTAACGACCTTTGCGCCTTCGGTAGCTTTCTCTTTTTCCTGTGCTGTAACAGCGGTTGTAAAAAATACAACCATCATAAAGGCTGCAACTACTTTCATGGCCGAATTCATTCTTTTGATCATAATTATTTGTTTATCGATTAATGATTGTTTGACCGCAAGATAGATAAAAAATAAGAATATGGACATAAAAAATCTGAAGGCATATTTCAAATTGCTACATTTACCTAAACGGATCAGTACTATGAAATTTTTTTGCTCCCTGCTAATTTTCGCTTTGATCAATTTTTCCCGAAGTGGGGAAATACGGGATCTGTACACTGTCATTAAAATTTATGAAACTGAAGCGGAACCAATATTCTTAATTAAGAACGAAAGAAACACAGGCCTTATTGTAAGTACCAATGACACTTTGGAGGTAGATGCATCATTCAGTAAAATTACAATAGGTACTAAATATCTGTTTATCCTTAACGAAAGAAAATTTCGCGGCGAAACAAGTGGCTATATGATAATCGATGAGTCGGGAAAGACTGAAAAAAGATGGGATGTCAAAAAAGATGGTGAGATGCCTTCTATCTATAAGGCCAAAAATGTAAAAGGCTTATATATAAAAGTTCCTGAATAAAAAATCCCGCCGAAGCGGGATCCTTTTTATTGTGGGTCTTTCATATGAAAGGTTTCCATAAATTTAGTGGTGTAGTTACCGGCTACATAATCCGGCTCATCCATCAGCTGTCGGTGGAATGGTATCGTTGTCTTGATGCCTTCAATCACAAATTCATCCAGTGCACGCTTCATTTTGTTGATAGCTTCCTGCCTTGTCTGTGCCGTAGTGATCAGCTTCGCAATCATGGAGTCGTAGTTTGGCGGGATGGTATAGCCTGAATATACGTGGGTATCCAGCCTTACGCCATGGCCTCCCGGCATGTGCAGGGTAGTGATCTTGCCCGGCGACGGCCTGAAGTCGTTATAAGGGTCTTCCGCATTGATACGGCACTCTATAGAATGTAGCTGCGGCAGGTAGTTCTTGCCCGAGATAGGCACTCCGGCGGCTACCAGTATCTGTTCGCGTATCAGGTCGTAGTCAATTACCTGCTCAGTAATAGGGTGCTCTACCTGGATACGGGTGTTCATTTCCATGAAATAGAAATTCCTGTGCTTGTCTACAAGGAATTCTACGGTACCGGCGCCTTCGTATTTGATGTACTCAGCAGCTTTTACAGCAGCAGCTCCCATTTTTTCACGAAGCTCATCGGTCATAAATGGCGAAGGGGTCTCTTCCGTAAGTTTCTGGTGGCGGCGCTGTACAGAGCAGTCCCTTTCAGAAAGGTGGCATGCTTTCCCGAAAGAGTCGCCCACCACCTGTATCTCGATGTGGCGTGGCTCTTCGATCAGCTTTTCCATGTACATACCGTCGTTACCAAAAGAAGCCGCGGCTTCCTGCTTGGCGCTTTCCCATGCTTTCAGCAGGTCTTCCTGCTTCCACACGGCGCGCATACCTTTACCACCACCACCGGCAGTAGCCTTAAGCATTACAGGGTAGCCAAACTCTTTCGCAAGCTTTTCGGCATGCTCATACGAGTCAAGAAGCCCGTCAGAGCCCGGCACGCAAGGTACGCCTGCAGCCTTCATGGTCGCTTTGGCAGTAGCCTTGTCGCCCATCTTGTCGATCATGTCCGGCGATGCACCGATGAATTTGATTCCATGCTCAGAACATATCTTGGAGAACTTAGCGTTCTCAGAAAGAAATCCGTAGCCCGGGTGTATGGCGTCTGCATTGGTAATTTCCGCAGCAGCGATTATATTCGATATTTTCAGGTACGAAAGGTTGCTTGGCGGCGGGCCGATGCATACGGCTTCGTCAGCAAACTTTACGTGAAGGCTTTCGGCATCTGCAGTAGAATATACCGCTACCGTTTTTATCCCCATTTCCCTGCAGGTCCTGATCACACGAAGTGCAATCTCTCCCCTGTTGGCAATAAGTATTTTTTTAAACATCTTTTTACTATTTTAAATTTTGAATGGTAAATTTTAAATTTTTTTAAACGCCTTTATATTCAGCATTTAAAATTCAATATTTAAAATAAGTTATGATGGATCAACCAGGAATAATGGCTGGTCGAATTCAACCGGCGATGAGTCATCTACCAAAACCTTAACGATCTTGCCCGATACTTCCGATTCGATCTCGTTGAACAGCTTCATAGCTTCGATAACGCAAACCACATCTCCTTTAGATATCGTACTGCCCACCTCTACAAAAACAGGTTTATCCGGTGCCGGCTTCCTGTATAGCGTTCCTATGATCGGCGATTTTATCGTTACATATTTCGAATTGTCATCAGCAGCAGGGGCAGCCGGTGCCTGTGTTGCGGCAGGGGCAGCTGGTGCAGCCGGAGCCTGTGGTGCCTGTGCCATCGGCTGGCCTACCGGTATGTGCTGTATGTAAGCAGTAGCTTCAGAAGCTGCGGCATCAGTAGTTTTAATGGTGATCTTAAAATCATCCATCTCGAGCTTAACTTCAGTAGCACCGGATTTTGCCACAAACTTGATCAGGTTTTGAATTTCTCTAATATCCATAATTTCCGAATTTTGTTTAGGTTGTTTATTTTTTGTCGTATGCCCATTTAAGGTAGATAGATCCCCATGTGAACCCGCCCCCGAAAGAAGCAAATATAAGGTTATCCCCTTTTTTGAAAAGGTGTTCAAAATCGTTCAGCAGCAAAGGCAGCGTTGCCGATGTGGTGTTACCGTATTTCTCGATATTCACAAGCACTTTAGATTCGTCAAGGCCCATGCGCGATGATGTGGCATCAATAATTCTTTTGTTCGCCTGGTGCGAGATCAGCCAGTCTACATCCTCATTGCTAAGATTGTTCTTCTGCATGATCCTTTCGCTGATATCGGCCATATTGGAAACCGCATATTTAAATACGGTCTTTCCATCCTGGAACACATAGTGCTGCTTTTTGTCGATGGTTTCCTGTGAAGGCGGCAATAGCGACCCGCCCGCATCGATCTTAAGGTATTCGCGGCCAATGCCATCGCTCCTTAGTATCTCATCCTGCAGGCCAAGCCCTTCTTCGTTAGGCTCGAACAATGCCGCGCCGGCACCGTCGCCAAAGATGATGCAGGTAGCCCTGTCGGTATAATCTATGATGGATGACATTTTATCAGCGCCTATCAGGAGTATTTTCTTGTAGCGCCCGGCCTGGATATAGGCTGCCGCCGTGCTCATTCCGTAAAGAAAGCTGGAGCAGGCTGCCTGAAGGTCGTAGGCAAATGCGTTCACCGCGCCTATCTGGGTAGCAACATATACCGCAGTTGCGGCAACAGGCATATCAGGGGTTGTGGTAGCCAGGAGCACCATATCGATGTCTTCCGGGTTTGTACCGCTTTTTTTAAGCAGGTCTTCGGCTGCTTTTATAGCTAAAAAGGATGTCCCTTTATCTTTATCTTTCAGAATGCGCCTTTCTTTAATCCCGGTGCGTGTAGTAATCCATTCATCATTAGTGTCTACCATCGTTTCAAGCAACTTGTTGGAAAGCACAAAATCCGGGACATAAGCACCTACGGCTGTAATGGCGGCTGTTATTTTACTCATAGGATAAATTTTTCAATTCAGGTGAGGAATTTGAAAAGTGGTGGAAATTACAAAAAAAATATATATTGAATTGTAATAAGTTAGCTTAAATTAAAAATAAATGGGCTTTAACAAAAAAACTCCCACATCGTGAGAGTTTTACCCATGTATCTTAAATAATTAAGCAACAGCTTCCTGTTTGTCTATAACTACCTGGCCCCTGTAGTACATTTTGCCCTCATGCCAGTAAGCCCTGTGGTACAAATGCGCTTCGCCTGTTACAGGACATGTAGCAATTTGAGGAACAGATGCTTTATAATGTGTCCTTCTTTTATCTCTTCTTGTTTTCGAGGTCTTTCTCTTAGGATGTGCCATTTTCTATATTATTTTATCCGTTTAACAGTTTTTTCAATTCGTCCCAACGGGGATCGGTATTCTCTTTTTGTTCTTCTTCTTTTTTACTCTTTTTCTCTTTCGGAGCAAGCTCGTTCAGTTTGTCTAATATCGCGGCATCTATAGTACCGTCCTTAATTCCGGGATGTACCCGTTTTGAAGGGACCGAGAGCACTATCATTTCATAAATGTATTGTGCCACGTTCACCTGGTATTCGCCATGCGGCAAAATAAGCATTTCATCGTTGTCGTCGTTGTATTCGTCCCCAAATTTCACAATGAGATTCAGCTTGCCTTTTACGGGCAGGTCAAAATCCTCATTCGACAGGTCGCAGGGTACGTTAACTGTACCTTTATGCTTAAAGCTGAGCTCCAGCATGGTGCTCTTCTTCTCCAAAACTAAGTTCACTTTAATGTTGACGTCGTTATATTCGTCAAAACCAAAGTCATCAAAGAACGTTTTATTAATTTCAAACTCAAACTGGTGCTTCCCCTGCTTCAACCCCACGAACGGGATTAAAAAATCTTTGTTCGCTTTCATCTCGCCAGTTTTTTTTAATTTTTTCACCGAAAAAGGCCGCAACTCATTCATTACAACATATTTCGAGCGTGCAAAGATAGAAAATTATTGCAAACCCAAAACTGTTATCCATATTTTTTTTCTTCTTGTTTTTCCCTGATTTTCAAAGGGTTTTTAACAAGTTCTTTATAAACACCCCTGTTTTGGTAAACATCAAGCGCCAGGTAAACCGCTTCTTTAAACGAGTTAAAATCAGCAACTCCCTTCCCGGCTATCTCATAGGCGGTGCCATGATCAGGCGAGGTGCGTACCGCCTCAAGGCCTGCCGTGTAGTTCACTCCATTGCCAAAAGACAGCGTTTTGAACGGTATGAGCCCCTGGTCGTGGTAGGCCGCAATAACGGCATCGTATTTTTCATATTGGCCGCTGCCAAAAAAACTGTCTGCCGAAAATGGCCCGAAAACCAATACTCCTTCTTCAAAAAGCTTTTTGAGCGCGGGCTTCACCACTTCGTCATCCTCTTTCCCGATAACCCCATTATCGCCACTGTGCGGATTTACCCCAAGCACAGCGATCTTAGGTTTGCCGATACCAAAATCCTGCTTCAGCGTTTTGTTGATAGTGGTAAGTTTTTTGCGTATGAGTGCCTCCGTAAGATGTGCGGAAACTTCATTTACCGGGATATGATCGGTCAGCAGGCCTACGCGCAGGTTATCCTGCACCATCAGCATAAGCGCATCGCCTTCCAACTGTTCGTTCAGGTAATCCGTATGCCCCGGGAATTTAAATTCGTCCGACTGTATGTTGTGCTTGTTTATTGGCGCCGTAACCAATACATCAATAGTTCCTTCCTTTAAAGCCGCCACTGCCTCAGTAAAGGACTTTACCGCCAGCGCCCCGGCCATTTTATCTTCTTTGCCAAACTCAACATTGAAGCCTTCTTTCCAAACGTTCAGCACATTGATCTTACCTATCACTACCTGGCTTAAGTTATCAATGCCGTGCAGGTTGCAGCTTAGCTCCATGGTTTTTTTTACAAAAGACAGCGCTTTTACATTGCCAAAGATCACCGGCGTGCAAAATTCCAGCATACGGGTATCCTCAAAAGTTTTCAGGATCACTTCGCTCCCGATACCGTTAAGGTCGCCCACAGAGATACCCACTATTACATTTTCTGCCTTTTTTGTCATGATGCTGATTATTGCTTAATTTTGGAGTTACAAATTTAGTAAAATTAATCAGCATGTTTACAGGAATTATTGAAGCTGCGGGTACTATAAAGCAAATAGTACACGATAACAGCAATTATAACATAACAATCACTTCGAACATAACACACGAACTGAAAATAGACCAAAGCGTAGCCCATGACGGCGTATGCCTTACAGTAGTATCCATCGACGGCGACAGTTATACGGTTACGGCAATTAAAGAAACATTAGACAAGACCAACCTTAAAGGGTGGCATGAAGGCGGCATTGTAAACCTGGAGCGCGCCATGAAGCTGGGCGACCGCCTGGACGGGCACATCGTACAAGGGCACGTGGACCAGACCGGCATCTGCAGCTCGGTGGAGGAAGTTGGCGGAAGCTGGTATTTTACCTTTGGCTATGATAAGCTCCAGAACAATATCACCATCGAAAAAGGCTCTATAACGGTAAATGGCGTGAGCCTTACGGTAGTCAACTCGAAGGAACATGAATTCAGCGTGGCTATTATCCCGTACACCTATGAGCATACCAATTTTAAGAACATACAGCCTGGCACAATTGTAAACCTTGAATTTGATGTTATCGGGAAGTATGTAGCGAGGCTGCAGGCATTGAGGGGATAATTGTCCGATGTCGGAGGGGATTGTAAATATGATATAAACGTTGACGGTAAAGACACAGTGCCTGTGTCTCGCCAATGTTCCAATTAATATGTTAGACGCATTCAATGCGTCTCTACCGTTAACATCCTTTTTCATGTTTAGCACGACATGCGGTGTTTCAAAATTCCTGGAGCCTTATATTTTTGCCTTAGACATTGCAATGCAACGTCTTTGCCTCGTTGTAGAATCATAATTAAACCACAAAAAACCAAAAAGGGCTTCCGAAAAACCGGAAGCCCTTTTAATTATCTATTCTTTATCGCTTAACGCTTAAGCGCGAAGTGCGACTTGAATTCTCTTGTCTCGGTGCCTACTGTGTACTGTATCGTGAACCAGTAGTCGTCGCCCGGCATTGGCTGGCCGTTGAACGTACCATCCCATCCGTTTGAGTCAGGGCTTGTGCTGATCTGTTTCAGCAGCTTGCCGTAACGGTCGAAGATGTAAACCACAGCCGGCTGATCCCACAGTCCGAATGGCTGCCAGTAATCGTGATAACCATCCCCGTTCGGTGTAAAGAAGTTAGGGAAGTCTATCGGGCTTACATTTTCAAGGTCAAGTATCAGGTTAAGGTCGTCACATGGGTCAGCTGTAGCGATATCCCTCACATGGATGATGTGGCCTAACTGATCGTCGCTTACAGGGTAAGGAGACACATTCTCAAACACGTTCGAGTTCTGCCAAGGGCCGTTGTCAAGGCTGTACTGGTATTCACCATAACCATCCACAAGCACTGTTATCACCTGGTCGTCGCTAAACGGATTGCCTACAACATAACCGGTAGATGTTATCGGACTTGCCGGCCCGCTCTTCTCAATTACGATAGGAGCAATAGGGTCAGATACACATCCTGTAGCGCTGGTAGCTACCACATTATAGCTTCCCGGTTCTCCAACTGTGATGGTAGGTCCGTTTTCGCCTGTCATTACAGCGCCATCATGAGTCCACACAAATATATGTGTTGCATCAAGGCCTGAATTGATAGTCGCTTTACGTACCGGTTGATTCGTTACAAAGTCGATACAAACCGTAGTATGGTCGGTCGTTAATTCCGGTTCAGGGATGCGCTCTACGAATAATTCAAGTGTAGTAATGTCGTTACATCCGCTTACCGTAGATTCGTTGGTTACCCTTACCCAGATCATCTGGTAATCCGGTGTGCTAAGGTAAGCCGTAGGAGTTGCTATCGCATTTACATCATCCTGTGCATCTTCAAGTGAAGTATAGTATTTCACACTGTACGTCGCAGGGCTTTGCGTACCCAACACTTCAGGCTCAACAACAGTAAGGTCAAAAGTAAACCTTCCATCATTGGTTCCGTCATAGTCACATTCAAAGAACGTCGTCGTTATAGGATTTGCAATAGCTGCTTCTTCCACAAGAAGTGTAAGCGGCGCCGTGTTTATACATCCGGTATCATTATTCTTAACACGTACAATGATATTCTGCACGTTTGGCGAACTTGTGTTGGTATAGATGTACGGCATTGCAATATTGTTAGCCATATCCGCCGCATTCCTGTAGAACCTTACGGTGTAATCCGCAGGGTCTGCACCTGCACCAAGTATTTCGTCCATGTGAGTATTGAAGTCGAAAGTAGCTATACCATCGGTATTCACTTCACATATCGCATACGGCTCTATCACACCTGCATTACCAAGTTCAGGAAGCATGTTTACGATAAGCTCGAAAGACACGACCTGGAAGCACACAGGGTCTGACGCATTACCGGTGTTGGCTTCTGCCCTCACCCATATTGTCCTGCTGCCGCTGTTGTAGGCAGTAATGTTCGGTATCTGGTTCACCCTGTTGTTAGCATCTGCTTCAGTCTCATAGTAGGTAAGCACCATCGATGCATCACCATTCCTGATATCGGCAGCCGCAGCGGTAAGGTCGAATATCTCCATTCCGTCAGGCGAGCCGTTAACGTCACACTGTACAAGTGGGTCCGGGGTAGTATCAGGTACCGGCAACGGAAGCACTTTTATCGTCAGCGTGGTATAGCTCTTACATCCGTCCGGAGTTGTTACCATTACAAACAATGTTTGCGGGTTGTTCATCGGAGGCCCAAGATTTGTATACGCTTCAGGGTTCGCAATAGGCGTTGCGGTAAGGTCAACACGAGGGTCGGTAACAAAGTAGCTTACAATGTTGCCATGGCCTATGCCAAATATTCCCAGTATCTCGTCATCTTTTGATGTAAGATCAAATTGTGTTATACCATCGTTATTGGTACCTGTCGGTGCAAGGCTCTCATTACATACAGCCATAATGGTTGGTGTTGTGATCAGCAGGGGCTTGTTCAGCTCCAGCTGGAATGAGGTCAGGCTGTAACATTCATTATCCGGAGTTTCTACCCTTACCCATATCGTCTGGCCGTCTGTACCGTTATAATGTGCAGGGTTGGTTATCCTTGGCGCACCGTTATTGGCATTAGCCTCGCTCACAAAATAATGTATTGTGAACACAGGAGTAGTCGGATCTAAAGCCGCATGGATTACAGCATCCTGTACCGTAAGGTCAAAGAACGCTTTGCCATCCTGGCCGTTAGCATCCTGGTCGTCACACTGCACGAGGTCTTCAAGATCCTCCGGCGCCTGTGGTGCCGGCTCCACCCTTAATGTAAAGGTGTACGGCTCCAGCCTTGTACAGCCCGTAACAGTATTCACTACCCTTACATATATAAACTGTAAGTACGGATTTACGTTATGATAGTTGGCAAGGTCGCCGGTTATCGGGTTGTTGCCATCCATAGCGTCCTGCCATGTCAGGTGGAAAGTCACCTGGAGGTTCGGGCCGCCATTTACCATATCTGCTACAAGCGCATTAAGGTCGAATACCCCAATACCATTTCCATCAGTATCACAAACAGTAAGGTCTTCATCTGTCGGCGGTGTCAGTACCGGTACCGGTTCTACCCTCACGTCAAGAAGTACAATCCTGTAACATCCTGTAGCTTCTGTTTCTACCCTCACAAAGATAGCCTCAACAGCTGCAGTGTTCGTATAGGCATCAGGGTTTAGTATCTGGCTTGGGCCTGTTCCTGCAACCGCATCTGCATTGTTATGGAAGAAGGTTACATTAATACCATCCTGAAGGCCGATGATCTCTTCAATTTTCGTAGTAAGGTCAAATACCTCGATCTCATCACCAGATGCATTGATGTCGCATAGTGAATATGGAGCCGGGTTGTTAGCTACCGGAAGCGGGTTCACTGTAAGCTGCAATGGCACGATATCAAAGCATCCTGTAGCCAGGTTTGTCACCTTTGCCGAGATAAGATCAGTTGCGCTTGGATAGCTTGCCGGTGTGGCGATATCCCCATCAACATTATTAAAGTAGCTTACTACAAACTGTGTCGGGTTAAGCGTACCTAATATCTCAGTATCTTTTGTTGTAAGGTCAAATATTGCTATACCATCCGTATCGTTAGCACCATTGTCGCACAGTTCGTATGGCTCAGGCTCTGTAGCAACTGGGCGTGGGTTAACGATAAGCTGTATCTGGCCTACCGTGTAGCAATCTGTCAATGTCGACTCCAGCCTTACATAAAGCGTCTGGTTGTTCGCAAAGACATTGCGGTATTCACCTGTGTTTATTTCTGCGTTAGGGTCGTCCGAGATCGGGAGGTTGCCAAATTGTGCATCTATAAGCGTTTCGTGTACTGTTGCAACCGCATTCGGCTGTCCGCCAAGCATCTGTGTAACAGCAGGAACAAGGTTAAATATTGCATGGCCAAGGTCGTCAATACCACACTCTACCAACGGATCGGTAGGCTGAGGCACCGGAGCCTGGATAATAGTTACCACAAAGTCAGATTCGTCGCTACAGATCACTGTTGTGCCGGCCTGTTTGTATATATATATCGTATTCGGGCCGGTAGTGTTTATTACATCACCAGGGTTAAGCATTGTGCCTCCACCATTGGTTGCAGTATAATAATTACCGTCACTTGCAGGAAGCGCAGGAAGTATATACTGTCCGCAGGCTACAACATCTTGTCTTTCCGGTACAGTTACAATATTCACATCCACAAAGTAGTGGTGCTCGTCAAAACACATATTGTTAGTTCCCGTAGCCGCGTAAATGTATATATCAGTAGGTGTTGTAATTGATGTCCCCTCGGCAATCACACTACCTGTTCCGCCAGGGCCGGTATAATAGGTACCTACAGTCAGTGCTGGCAACACAAATGGTGTACACTGGGCCACGTCACCCTGAGTATCGTCAACCACAGGCGTTTCATTGATCTTGATATGGAACGCATTCTCCGAGTTACAGTTGATCCTTGTACCGCCGGTTTGCGAGTATACATACATATCGGCATCATAAGGAGCAGTCAGTACTGTACCTGCCGGTATCTCAGGGTTAGCCGTTGGATCAAGCGGATCCGGCCCGCCAGGGTTTGCGTAATATGCACCCTCGGTAAGCGCCGGAAGCGTATAGCTGTCACATACTTCTACATCAGCCGGATCGTCAGGGTTCACCTGGAATACCTCAATAAGGAAGCTGTTCTCGCCTGCACAGTTAGGGTTGGTACCCGATGCGCCGTAGATATAGAGTGTCTGGGTTGTATCGATCACATCCCCTGCAAATTTAGGTGTGCCTGTACCGCCCGGGCCTGTAAAGTAGTTACCTACGATAAGCTCATCAAGAACATAGCTTCCGCAAGCCAATACATCCGAACGTGCGTCTACCAGTGGCGTGTTGTATATAGTCACCAGGAAGCTTGTCTCCGTTGGACACGCAGGTGTAGCGCCGTTTACCGCATAAACATAAACTGTTTGTGTCGATGTAATAAAGTCTCCCGCCGCAAGCATGTTGCCGGTTCCGTTAGGGCCTGTATAGTAGTTACCTACAGATAGTGCAGGAAGCTCATAGTTATCACATATCGCCACATCGGCAACAGGATCGAGTACAGGGTATGGCGTAATGGTTATCGTAAACTTGTTGTTGTCCGTACAGTTCACACCTGGGCCAAGGTTTACGTACACATACATATCCTGTGTAGTTGTAATTATGTCTCCGGCAAACTTCGGCGTACCGGTACCGGCAGGGCCTGTGAAGTAGTTACCTACATCAA
Above is a genomic segment from Flavobacterium album containing:
- a CDS encoding YceD family protein, producing the protein MKANKDFLIPFVGLKQGKHQFEFEINKTFFDDFGFDEYNDVNIKVNLVLEKKSTMLELSFKHKGTVNVPCDLSNEDFDLPVKGKLNLIVKFGDEYNDDNDEMLILPHGEYQVNVAQYIYEMIVLSVPSKRVHPGIKDGTIDAAILDKLNELAPKEKKSKKEEEQKENTDPRWDELKKLLNG
- the accB gene encoding acetyl-CoA carboxylase biotin carboxyl carrier protein — encoded protein: MDIREIQNLIKFVAKSGATEVKLEMDDFKITIKTTDAAASEATAYIQHIPVGQPMAQAPQAPAAPAAPAATQAPAAPAADDNSKYVTIKSPIIGTLYRKPAPDKPVFVEVGSTISKGDVVCVIEAMKLFNEIESEVSGKIVKVLVDDSSPVEFDQPLFLVDPS
- the accC gene encoding acetyl-CoA carboxylase biotin carboxylase subunit, giving the protein MFKKILIANRGEIALRVIRTCREMGIKTVAVYSTADAESLHVKFADEAVCIGPPPSNLSYLKISNIIAAAEITNADAIHPGYGFLSENAKFSKICSEHGIKFIGASPDMIDKMGDKATAKATMKAAGVPCVPGSDGLLDSYEHAEKLAKEFGYPVMLKATAGGGGKGMRAVWKQEDLLKAWESAKQEAAASFGNDGMYMEKLIEEPRHIEIQVVGDSFGKACHLSERDCSVQRRHQKLTEETPSPFMTDELREKMGAAAVKAAEYIKYEGAGTVEFLVDKHRNFYFMEMNTRIQVEHPITEQVIDYDLIREQILVAAGVPISGKNYLPQLHSIECRINAEDPYNDFRPSPGKITTLHMPGGHGVRLDTHVYSGYTIPPNYDSMIAKLITTAQTRQEAINKMKRALDEFVIEGIKTTIPFHRQLMDEPDYVAGNYTTKFMETFHMKDPQ
- the rpmF gene encoding 50S ribosomal protein L32 is translated as MAHPKRKTSKTRRDKRRTHYKASVPQIATCPVTGEAHLYHRAYWHEGKMYYRGQVVIDKQEAVA
- a CDS encoding serine hydrolase domain-containing protein, with translation MNKLFIIVLAFACVSCRNNHPETAKVPANPAADSLTGKLHTLSAQGYFAGFSVAVVNKDSVLYENGVGTSNLSSGEKYTAQTTQPVASVSKTLIGLALLKAQEMGKLKLSDPINKYLPFKVRPALFPDKEITIQQLATHTSSIHDNYQYMDRSYILDDASGVAPTGYLQKFNPPSAGIGMEEFLRGLFSEDGKYYAEDNFTGMMPGQYYEYSNLGAAIAALVVEKATGMPYDAFVAKHILDPLGMKDSGFYGRGKEFSNRSYLYTGKKEPLPFYNCITYPDGGLVTSAADMAKYLQELIRGYQGRGKLLNKESYKQYYTTYLGPRNFLDGQETQNPFSDEYNSGLFIGFSPKGYIGHTGGDPGVSSLMFFDPETGTGRFLMVNTDIDDKQGNDAFYGIWDALELMVKTSK
- the pdxA gene encoding 4-hydroxythreonine-4-phosphate dehydrogenase PdxA, which codes for MTKKAENVIVGISVGDLNGIGSEVILKTFEDTRMLEFCTPVIFGNVKALSFVKKTMELSCNLHGIDNLSQVVIGKINVLNVWKEGFNVEFGKEDKMAGALAVKSFTEAVAALKEGTIDVLVTAPINKHNIQSDEFKFPGHTDYLNEQLEGDALMLMVQDNLRVGLLTDHIPVNEVSAHLTEALIRKKLTTINKTLKQDFGIGKPKIAVLGVNPHSGDNGVIGKEDDEVVKPALKKLFEEGVLVFGPFSADSFFGSGQYEKYDAVIAAYHDQGLIPFKTLSFGNGVNYTAGLEAVRTSPDHGTAYEIAGKGVADFNSFKEAVYLALDVYQNRGVYKELVKNPLKIREKQEEKKYG
- a CDS encoding beta-ketoacyl-ACP synthase III, producing the protein MSKITAAITAVGAYVPDFVLSNKLLETMVDTNDEWITTRTGIKERRILKDKDKGTSFLAIKAAEDLLKKSGTNPEDIDMVLLATTTPDMPVAATAVYVATQIGAVNAFAYDLQAACSSFLYGMSTAAAYIQAGRYKKILLIGADKMSSIIDYTDRATCIIFGDGAGAALFEPNEEGLGLQDEILRSDGIGREYLKIDAGGSLLPPSQETIDKKQHYVFQDGKTVFKYAVSNMADISERIMQKNNLSNEDVDWLISHQANKRIIDATSSRMGLDESKVLVNIEKYGNTTSATLPLLLNDFEHLFKKGDNLIFASFGGGFTWGSIYLKWAYDKK
- a CDS encoding riboflavin synthase yields the protein MFTGIIEAAGTIKQIVHDNSNYNITITSNITHELKIDQSVAHDGVCLTVVSIDGDSYTVTAIKETLDKTNLKGWHEGGIVNLERAMKLGDRLDGHIVQGHVDQTGICSSVEEVGGSWYFTFGYDKLQNNITIEKGSITVNGVSLTVVNSKEHEFSVAIIPYTYEHTNFKNIQPGTIVNLEFDVIGKYVARLQALRG